Proteins encoded by one window of Chondromyces crocatus:
- a CDS encoding protein kinase domain-containing protein — translation MTVPPVVSAAEELASTQATQVESSGDPSIPPLHTPEEERTLPNGAGIDTVVLERRQRIEVSPPEGPSFGSTGALPPDAPEVDGTLVTPSDGTLIGGIYRVVGRLGEGAMGVILLAQDEQLQRPVAIKLLRSEQMDHPSMQHRLLDEARAMARVHHPNVVEIYAFGEHRGGLNTRDSWPPPSMQGSAPYFVMEYVDGATVDAYVRSRGGAPLPLDEALHLLDQMCLGVTAIHEAGIVHRDIKPSNILVGPGRRVVVADLGLAKKLSPDDAHRPTFSGTPAYIAPEVALRRSVDRALFPRVDVYALGLIAYWLLVGRLPFEGRNMIELFKQHAYRAPPPPSELNPRLPPSFDAPVLAALAKDPEERTATAEDLRFGLLKAREDAPLSWMPMRVLVADDSDEFRALVGMVLEAALPRAQVVTVPDGQAALDEIRKHPPALAVVDLDMPVMDGIELTAAVRALPRGGDFPIIVATGSGGAAEWKRLSQLGASAFLVKPFDAGQLVTLARGLLGDLAEALSKR, via the coding sequence ATGACGGTTCCACCCGTGGTCAGCGCTGCGGAGGAGTTGGCCTCCACACAGGCGACCCAGGTGGAATCTTCGGGGGACCCTTCAATCCCGCCCCTCCACACCCCCGAGGAGGAGCGCACGCTCCCGAACGGCGCTGGCATCGACACCGTGGTCCTGGAGCGCAGGCAGCGCATCGAGGTGAGTCCCCCCGAGGGGCCGAGCTTCGGAAGCACCGGCGCCTTGCCTCCGGACGCGCCGGAGGTGGATGGCACCCTGGTCACCCCCTCAGACGGGACCCTGATCGGCGGCATCTACCGCGTGGTGGGCCGGCTCGGCGAGGGTGCGATGGGCGTCATCCTGCTCGCGCAGGACGAGCAGCTCCAGCGGCCCGTCGCGATCAAGCTGCTGCGGTCCGAGCAGATGGATCACCCGTCGATGCAGCACCGCCTGCTCGACGAGGCGCGCGCGATGGCCCGGGTGCATCACCCGAACGTCGTCGAGATCTACGCCTTCGGTGAGCACCGCGGCGGCCTGAACACCCGCGACAGCTGGCCCCCGCCCTCCATGCAAGGGAGCGCGCCCTACTTCGTCATGGAGTACGTCGATGGCGCGACGGTCGACGCCTACGTCCGCTCGCGTGGCGGCGCGCCGCTCCCGCTCGACGAGGCGCTCCACCTGCTCGACCAGATGTGCCTCGGCGTCACCGCCATCCACGAGGCGGGCATCGTCCACCGCGACATCAAGCCGAGCAACATCCTGGTCGGCCCCGGGCGCCGCGTGGTCGTGGCCGATCTCGGTCTGGCGAAGAAGCTCTCCCCCGACGACGCGCACCGGCCCACCTTCTCCGGGACCCCGGCGTACATCGCGCCCGAGGTCGCGCTGCGCCGCTCCGTCGACCGCGCGCTCTTCCCGCGGGTCGACGTCTACGCGCTCGGCCTCATCGCCTACTGGCTCCTCGTCGGGCGCCTGCCCTTCGAGGGGCGCAACATGATCGAGCTGTTCAAGCAGCACGCTTACCGCGCGCCGCCGCCTCCCAGCGAGCTGAACCCGCGGCTGCCGCCCTCCTTCGACGCGCCGGTGCTCGCCGCGCTCGCGAAGGACCCGGAGGAGCGCACCGCGACGGCCGAGGATCTCCGCTTCGGCCTGCTCAAGGCCCGCGAGGACGCGCCGCTCTCATGGATGCCGATGCGCGTGCTGGTCGCCGACGACAGCGACGAGTTCCGCGCGCTGGTCGGGATGGTGCTGGAGGCCGCGCTGCCCCGCGCCCAGGTGGTGACCGTGCCCGATGGGCAAGCCGCGCTGGACGAGATCCGCAAGCACCCCCCGGCGCTCGCCGTCGTCGACCTCGACATGCCGGTGATGGACGGCATCGAGTTGACGGCCGCTGTGCGGGCGCTCCCGCGCGGCGGCGACTTCCCGATCATCGTGGCCACCGGCAGCGGCGGCGCCGCGGAGTGGAAGCGCCTGTCCCAGCTCGGCGCCTCGGCGTTCCTGGTCAAGCCGTTCGACGCCGGCCAGCTCGTCACCCTCGCCCGCGGTCTGCTCGGCGACCTGGCCGAAGCGCTGTCCAAGCGCTGA